Proteins from one Candidatus Omnitrophota bacterium genomic window:
- a CDS encoding NYN domain-containing protein has translation MPILIDGWNMVRHEGSGIDHDDALAGAMHLIAILEKFQETHADPITLVFDSKNEYLDIPNRSTAKLHIVAARNADSYIKKHIDQIPPRQRRNLRVVSSDRSLYFYAKDARATPMKCEEFWGKV, from the coding sequence ATGCCCATACTCATCGACGGCTGGAACATGGTTCGCCACGAAGGTTCAGGGATAGATCATGACGACGCCTTGGCCGGCGCAATGCACCTGATCGCCATCCTGGAGAAGTTCCAGGAGACCCACGCCGACCCCATCACCCTTGTATTCGACAGCAAGAATGAATATCTCGATATACCGAACAGGAGCACGGCGAAACTGCATATCGTCGCGGCCCGGAACGCCGATTCTTACATAAAGAAACACATCGACCAGATCCCGCCGCGCCAGCGCCGCAACCTTCGCGTCGTCTCCTCCGACCGCTCGCTGTATTTTTATGCGAAGGATGCGCGGGCTACGCCGATGAAATGTGAGGAGTTTTGGGGTAAGGTATGA
- a CDS encoding DNA adenine methylase has translation MRYYGCKNRLLDFIEMGVAKTGINHGSTFCDLFSGTTTVAQHFKKKGYTVVANDILEFSYAIARAYIKNNQYPLFKDLKNEVKGINGCEKNIEIIIDYLNSLHPINGFIYRNYCPSGSKGSVYQRQYFSDENGKKIDAIRSEIYRWKNESLISEDENYILLASLLEAIPFVANISGNYAAFLKCWDRRALKPLRLKVPNIPSSIRKNKVFKTNANELMRKISCDILYMDPPYNERQYAPNYFLLELIAEGWFGEKKPQIYGKTGMRPYENQKSLYCQKQKVKETFKDLIENADTKYMLLSYNDEGLMCEEEIIDTLSLRGKVNIIEKEHRRYRSINQDETDRRTVKEKLYFVKVAR, from the coding sequence ATGCGCTATTACGGCTGTAAAAATAGGCTCTTGGATTTCATTGAAATGGGGGTCGCAAAGACTGGCATTAATCATGGCTCAACTTTTTGTGATCTTTTTAGCGGAACCACTACTGTTGCGCAGCATTTTAAGAAGAAGGGGTATACTGTTGTTGCGAACGATATCCTTGAATTTTCATATGCAATTGCTAGGGCATATATAAAAAATAATCAATACCCCTTGTTCAAGGACCTAAAAAATGAAGTAAAGGGAATTAATGGTTGTGAAAAAAATATCGAAATAATAATTGATTATTTGAATAGTCTACATCCCATAAATGGATTTATATATAGAAATTATTGCCCTTCTGGTTCGAAGGGTAGCGTTTATCAGCGACAATATTTTTCTGATGAAAATGGGAAAAAAATAGACGCGATTCGTTCTGAAATTTATAGATGGAAGAATGAGAGTCTTATATCAGAAGACGAAAACTATATTCTTTTAGCATCCTTGCTAGAGGCGATACCTTTTGTGGCAAATATTTCTGGCAATTATGCAGCCTTTCTGAAATGCTGGGATCGCAGGGCGTTGAAACCGTTAAGGCTAAAAGTGCCCAATATACCCTCGAGCATAAGAAAAAATAAAGTATTCAAAACAAACGCAAATGAGTTAATGCGAAAAATATCTTGCGATATTCTTTATATGGATCCGCCATACAATGAAAGACAGTATGCCCCAAATTATTTTTTACTTGAATTAATAGCGGAGGGGTGGTTTGGAGAGAAAAAGCCTCAAATATATGGAAAAACAGGCATGCGTCCATATGAAAACCAGAAGTCACTATACTGCCAAAAGCAAAAAGTGAAGGAAACGTTCAAAGATCTAATAGAAAATGCCGATACGAAATATATGCTGTTGAGTTATAACGATGAGGGGCTAATGTGTGAGGAAGAGATTATAGATACGCTATCCTTAAGAGGAAAGGTTAATATTATTGAGAAAGAACACAGAAGGTATAGAAGCATTAACCAGGATGAAACAGATAGACGCACAGTTAAAGAGAAACTTTATTTTGTAAAGGTAGCAAGATAA